From the genome of Streptacidiphilus sp. PB12-B1b:
CGCCTTCTGGTACATGGCCATGGCCCAGACCATCGAGGGCGGCGTGGACTGCGTGGACGCGTTCGCCGCGACGGACTTCCACGACGACCTGAAGAAGTTGGACATCCCGACGCTGATCGTGCACGGCGACGACGACCAGGTCGTGCCGATCGACGCCACCGGGCGCAAATCCGCGAAGATCATCCCGAACGCGACCCTCAAGGTCTACCAGGGCGGCTCCCACGGCATCGCCCTGGTCCCCGGCGACAAGGAGAAGTTCAACAAGGACCTCCTCGAGTTCCTCAACAGCTGACGCGCCCGGACGCAGCGAGCGGCACAGCAGAGCAACGCCACCGCCCCGCCCGAATGCCCGTCCGGGCGGGGCGGTGGCGCCATGACGGCATGGCCCGGCAGATCGTCGACGTCGAATTCGACACCGACCAGATCCTCCACACCCCCAACCCCCGGCCACGCCGCTGACCCGGCGCGGCACACTGCAGGACCAAGGAGTACATCCTTCGATCCCAGGAGGGCAGACAATGCGTTGTGGTGGGCCGGCCGCTGCGGCTGTGAGGTTTCCGCTGCCCTGGTCCCAGCCGTCGATTCCCGGGTGCCCGGTGGCGGTCCATTCGCCTACGCCTCGCTGCCGTCAGCACCCTCGCGGGATCTACGGGGGCCGGATCACTCAGCGGGATGCGCCCCAGAACAAGCAGGAGGCCGTCCTGTGGGCGGGCGCTCGTTGCCGGTCACCTTGCCGGCGCCTTCCTTGGCCTTGCCCTTGAGCTTGTCCGCGGCGCTCGAAGCCTTGTCGTCGGCACCCCTGGTCATCTCCTCCATCGGTTGAGACGGGGACTGCCTCGGCCCGTCGCCTACCCCGCGATCCATCCGGCACCGGTGCCAGGATCCGCAGCTTTCGGCGGGCGGTGTCCGGCCCACCGTCAGCCGGTCGACGCCGGGTTCCCGCTGCGTGGTCGGCGTCGCCGGGCGAGCAGCGGTGTCAGCGCCGCGATCGCGGCCGCCTGGCCGATCAGGGCCCAGACTTTGTCGGCGAACCAGGTCGGTTCGTACATGTCCGGCAGCGGGCCGAGGGTGCCGGGGTCGGCGTAACGGTAAAGCAGGATCGCTGCCAGGCCGGCGGCGGCGGTCAGCCAGGCGAAGGCGTCGCCAGCCACGTGCCGCCAGAACACCACGAGCAGCGCCGCGATGGTGGCGGCAGCGGCCTCGATGCGGAACAGCGTGCCCTCGCTGACGGTGGAGGAGGTGACCGAAGAGTACTGGTGGGCCAGCTTGAGGTGGATGTAGGCGTCGACTGCGAGGCCAACAGCTGCGACACCTCGCAGGACAAGGGACACGGCGGCCATGAGGGGCTCCTTACCGGACTGTCAGTGTGCCGTGCATGGATGCGTGGATGGTGCACACGTACGGGTAGGTGCCGGCAATGGCCGGGGCGGTGAACGTCGCCGATTTGCCGGGGGTGACAGGTCCCGTGTCGAACTTGCCGCCGGAACTGGTCAGGGTGTGCGTGGTGGAGTCGTGGTTGACGATGGTGATGGTCTGCCCGGGGTGCACTGTCAGGTTCATCGGGCTGAAGGCGAAGTTGTCGATGACTATCTGTGCCGCTGCCGCGGCGGGGGCAGAGCTCGGGGCGCCCGGGCTGCTGGGGGAGCTCTGGCTGTTCGGGGCTGTCATCGGAGCCGGGGTGGATGGGGCGGCTGTCGAGGAGCAGCCGGCGATGGCCAGCAGGAGTACCGCTGCCGGGAGCACGATGCGGATCGGGTTTCTGGGCATGTCATGTCCTTCTTTGCGGAGCGGCTCGGCTGTGCGGCTATTCGCTCCAGCACCCGAGGATGTCGGTAGCGACTTCGTAGGACAGGTCGGCCCGGGAGAGCTGGTTGGGGCCGGACGCGGCTGGCATGCCGGTGGCGTCGACTTGCAGGGTCTTGCCGTCCTTGAGGACAACGGTGGCGCCGCCTGCGGACTCGTACCCGGGATTGCCCAGGGCCTGGGCCATGGTCAGCGCCTTGGTCGTGCCCAGCTGCTTGCGGAGCGCTTGGAAGTAGGCGGTCGCCGTCGTGGCGTCGGGTGATTCCTTCACTGACAGCACCAGGGGGCCGGCTGGGAGGTGA
Proteins encoded in this window:
- a CDS encoding cupredoxin domain-containing protein, yielding MPRNPIRIVLPAAVLLLAIAGCSSTAAPSTPAPMTAPNSQSSPSSPGAPSSAPAAAAAQIVIDNFAFSPMNLTVHPGQTITIVNHDSTTHTLTSSGGKFDTGPVTPGKSATFTAPAIAGTYPYVCTIHASMHGTLTVR